A stretch of Halomonas elongata DSM 2581 DNA encodes these proteins:
- a CDS encoding YfdQ family protein has translation MEAQALERIVALAHASQIGNPGTDVPTMLVPNGYSLESLEAFQDHPTHFRGTYSTSSIEDYAAYVNHEVGAQVFVDTDDMDAEAFFDLGDADSPGHGKHRARLKLQRTAPYTACLQAHDRAFGQKELAHWIEDWHAHITGESTSGKDLTPKQLATMVRRIEVEASSERTHEEGDWNTQSSGLDALDARTGEDTPAFIRFACMPYEGLSLRTFDLRMSILTDDSKPRLKLRITGLEGIQEEIAKEFKQVLEQQIDLGATRVLLGNFRKG, from the coding sequence ATGGAAGCTCAAGCACTCGAAAGAATCGTCGCCCTCGCCCACGCCAGCCAGATCGGCAACCCGGGCACCGACGTGCCGACCATGCTCGTGCCGAACGGCTACTCGCTGGAATCCCTCGAGGCATTCCAGGACCATCCCACCCACTTCCGAGGCACCTATTCGACAAGTTCGATCGAGGACTACGCCGCCTACGTCAATCACGAAGTCGGCGCCCAGGTGTTCGTCGACACCGACGATATGGACGCCGAGGCGTTTTTCGACCTGGGCGATGCCGACAGCCCCGGCCACGGCAAGCACCGCGCCCGACTGAAACTCCAACGGACCGCGCCGTATACCGCCTGCCTGCAGGCACACGACCGCGCCTTTGGACAGAAAGAACTCGCTCACTGGATCGAGGACTGGCACGCCCACATCACCGGCGAGAGCACCTCGGGCAAGGATCTGACACCCAAGCAGTTGGCCACCATGGTCCGTCGCATCGAGGTGGAGGCCAGCAGCGAGCGCACCCACGAAGAAGGCGATTGGAACACGCAAAGCTCCGGCCTCGACGCCCTAGACGCCCGCACCGGCGAAGACACCCCGGCGTTCATCCGCTTCGCCTGCATGCCCTATGAAGGCTTGAGCTTGCGCACCTTCGACCTGCGCATGTCGATCCTCACCGACGACAGCAAGCCGCGCCTCAAGCTGCGCATCACCGGCCTCGAGGGCATCCAGGAAGAGATCGCCAAGGAGTTCAAGCAGGTGCTCGAGCAACAGATCGACCTGGGCGCGACCCGCGTGTTGCTCGGCAACTTCCGCAAGGGCTAA